In one window of Romboutsia hominis DNA:
- a CDS encoding HD domain-containing protein, with protein sequence MRDIKNNEQIKTSLMVMKYLHRDGNKYVFNMSDKSGHIKAKLPYRVPLGKVLSIDCKQNSILDIEEFDEIKDYDLKDYLPTTKEPIENILNEIEEISKKYIISTEGKLLNDYFFKDEEFLNKFKEAIGGVSMHHNYIGGLAEHTLNVMYLTKVLCERYSCKRKEIAILSAKLHDIGKLYELEYHGPFKYTLQGELEGHIVIGVQMLDRAFNNIDYTFSEEFIRRIKGCVTQHHGKIEYGSPRPANMEESFIINYADSVDATMNKIVQIKDNTSDDEWSEYDRRLETKLYL encoded by the coding sequence TTGAGAGATATTAAAAATAATGAACAAATAAAAACCTCTCTTATGGTTATGAAATATCTTCATAGGGATGGTAATAAATATGTATTTAATATGAGTGATAAAAGTGGTCATATTAAAGCTAAACTTCCTTACAGAGTACCATTAGGTAAAGTTTTATCTATAGATTGTAAGCAGAATTCTATATTAGATATAGAAGAATTTGATGAAATTAAGGATTATGACCTCAAGGATTATTTACCAACAACTAAAGAGCCTATAGAAAATATACTAAATGAAATAGAAGAAATATCAAAAAAATATATAATATCTACAGAAGGTAAACTATTAAATGATTATTTTTTCAAAGATGAAGAATTTTTAAATAAGTTTAAAGAAGCTATAGGTGGAGTATCCATGCATCATAATTATATAGGAGGTCTTGCTGAACACACTTTAAATGTAATGTACTTGACAAAAGTGTTATGTGAAAGATACTCTTGCAAAAGAAAAGAAATAGCAATATTAAGTGCTAAGCTTCATGATATAGGTAAATTATATGAGCTTGAATACCATGGTCCATTTAAGTATACTCTACAAGGAGAATTAGAAGGACATATAGTAATTGGAGTACAAATGTTAGATAGAGCTTTTAATAATATAGATTATACATTTAGTGAAGAATTTATAAGAAGAATAAAAGGATGTGTAACTCAACATCATGGTAAAATAGAATATGGTTCTCCAAGGCCAGCTAACATGGAAGAATCATTTATAATAAATTATGCAGATTCAGTCGATGCTACTATGAATAAGATAGTTCAAATAAAAGATAATACAAGCGATGATGAATGGTCTGAGTATGATAGAAGGCTAGAAACAAAGCTTTATTTATAA
- the proC gene encoding pyrroline-5-carboxylate reductase produces MNKKIGFIGCGNMAKAMIKGIINSKLIRPENISASALSENTLNNAKDEFNINTTKDSREVVLRSDIIVIAVKPNIYDIVLDNIKDVIDNKIIVTIAAGKTIYSIENIIGDDKKIIRTMPNTPALVNEGMSALCKNKNISDQDLKDVKSIFDSFGKSEVVDENLIHAVIGASGSSPAYVFMFIEAMADSCVSHGMSRDMAYKFTSQAVMGAAKMVLETNIHPGELKDMVCSPGGTTIEAVKSLEEEGFRKSIIKAIDNCIDKSKKMSNADLSKK; encoded by the coding sequence ATGAATAAAAAAATAGGATTTATAGGTTGTGGTAATATGGCTAAAGCTATGATTAAAGGAATTATAAATTCAAAGCTTATTAGACCTGAAAACATATCTGCGTCAGCTTTAAGTGAAAATACTTTAAATAATGCAAAAGATGAATTTAATATAAATACAACAAAAGATTCAAGAGAAGTTGTATTAAGGTCAGACATAATTGTTATTGCTGTAAAACCTAATATATATGATATAGTACTTGATAATATTAAAGACGTAATAGATAATAAAATAATAGTAACTATTGCAGCTGGAAAAACTATATACTCTATAGAAAATATAATAGGCGATGATAAAAAAATAATAAGAACTATGCCAAATACTCCAGCGCTTGTAAACGAAGGTATGAGTGCACTTTGTAAAAATAAAAATATATCGGATCAAGATTTAAAAGATGTAAAGAGTATTTTTGATTCATTTGGGAAAAGTGAAGTAGTAGATGAAAACTTAATACATGCTGTTATAGGAGCGAGTGGTTCATCTCCTGCATATGTATTTATGTTTATAGAGGCTATGGCAGACTCATGTGTATCTCATGGTATGTCAAGGGATATGGCTTATAAATTTACATCTCAGGCTGTTATGGGAGCGGCTAAGATGGTATTAGAAACAAATATTCATCCAGGTGAATTAAAAGATATGGTGTGCTCTCCAGGAGGAACTACTATAGAAGCTGTAAAATCTTTAGAAGAAGAAGGTTTTAGGAAATCTATAATAAAAGCAATAGATAACTGTATTGATAAGTCAAAAAAAATGAGTAATGCTGACCTTTCTAAAAAATAA